One window from the genome of Ictidomys tridecemlineatus isolate mIctTri1 chromosome 12, mIctTri1.hap1, whole genome shotgun sequence encodes:
- the Figla gene encoding factor in the germline alpha has translation MDAAPSSPESGPLSPVLLDAPQAEVLEDVLREQFGPLPQLAAICRLKRLRSGGYSSTEDLQLVLERRRVANAKERERIKNLNRGFAKLKALVPFLPQSRKPSKVDILKGASEYIQVLSDVLEGSKDLEKQEPEEQNYSNNTCESHVSLARELSRNVIRHTSCAIGLKSEEEGPWADGGSGQPAYTCCPGLTLATRNYFTGQESG, from the exons ATGGACGCTGCACCCTCATCCCCTGAGTCGGGTCCCCTGTCGCCTGTCCTTCTGGACGCACCTCAGGCCGAGGTGCTGGAAGACGTGCTGCGGGAACAGTTCGGGCCGCTGCCCCAGCTGGCCGCTATCTGCCGGCTGAAGCGGCTGCGCTCGGGCGGCTATTCGTCGACGGAGGACCTCCAGTTGGTGCTGGAGCGGCGGCGCGTGGCCAACGCCAAGGAGCGCGAGCGG ATAAAAAATCTCAACCGTGGTTTTGCCAAACTGAAGGCACTTGTGCCATTTCTTCCCCAAAGCAGGAAGCCTAGCAAAGTTGATATCCTTAAAGGTGCATCTGAATACATACAGGTTCTCAGTGATGTTTTGGAAGGATCCAAAGACTTAGag AAACAAGAGCCAGAGGAGCAGAACTATAGCAACAATACTTGTGAATCACATGTTTCCTTGGCTAGAGAGCTATCAAGAAACGTTATCCGACATACCAGCTGTGCCATTGGCTTGAAGAGTGAAGAGGAAGGGCCCTGGGCAGATGGTGGCAGTGGTCAGCCAGCATACACTTGTTGCCCGGGTCTGACGCTGGCCACCAGAAATTACTTCACCGGCCAGGAGTCTG GATAG